The segment TGGTCCGCAGCAACCACGAGAAGGCCTCCGGCGGGCCGTTCTACCGCTCGCTGCTGCGCCATCGCAACGACGGCGGGGGCGGCCTGTACGAGATCCTCTACTACGGCGAGAACCAGACCGAGGCCCAGCGGTTCGGCCTTCAGGGCCCGTACGTCATCGCCTTCACCGACGGCGGCGCGCCCGCCTCCGCGCTCTACGCCAGGAACATCGACACCTCGTGGGCGGACGCCCTCGGCCTGACCGGCTGGACCGGCGCGAGCGGCCGGGGCAGGGTCGCGGGCGTCGGCATCTCGGGGCGCGACAGCGCGTATCCGTACACGGTCGGGCTGGCCAACGCCGACGCGCAGTTCTGGGGGACGGCCGACGCGGGCACCGGCTACTTCTCCATCCCCAAGGTGCTGCCCGGCACCTACACCCTCACGGTCTTCAAGGGCGAGCTGGGGGTGTACACCGGCAGCGTCACGGTGACGGCGGGGGCGACCACCGTCCTCAACACGATCGCCGTCGTGAACGACCCGGCCACCGCCTCGGCGATCTGGCGGATCGGCGACTGGAACGGCACCCCCGCCGGGTTCAAGAACGCGAGCCTGATGACCTACGCGCACCCCTCCGACGTCCGGGCGAGCGCCTGGACCGGCGACTTCACCGTCGGCTCGTCGTCGGCGGGCAGCTTCCCCGCCTACATCTGGAAGGACGTCAACAACGGACTTGCGGTCTACTTCAAACTCACCGCCGCGCAGGCGGCCGCCGCGCACGTCCTGCGCATCGGCATCAGCACCAACTACATCAACGGCCGCCCCCAGGTGACCGTCAACGGCTGGACCTCCTCCGTCCCCTCCCCGCCGACGGAACCGAGCACGCGCACGCTCACGGTGGGCTCCTACCGGGGCAACAACGTGACGTTCACGTACTCGGTCCCCGCCAGCGCGTGGCTGACGGACACGAGTCAGTACAACGTGCTCCGGATCTATGTCGCGA is part of the Streptomyces sp. NBC_01262 genome and harbors:
- a CDS encoding rhamnogalacturonan lyase B N-terminal domain-containing protein produces the protein MNEQESTREPRLRRRALLAATAAIGAGAMIEGPLAGTASAAAFGYSDDGTNYVIDTGASLVFKVSHVNGDLTSLVYKGTEYQGFDGKNSHVESGLGASTVTISQSGTTILVKVVHGTLIHYYAARSGENNVYLWTNKADTSVSATRYIVRVKPGLFPNTDPDAWDSATDTVIEAADVFVKPDGTTRSKHYSGLRVMDYDYIGWSTGSVGLWMVRSNHEKASGGPFYRSLLRHRNDGGGGLYEILYYGENQTEAQRFGLQGPYVIAFTDGGAPASALYARNIDTSWADALGLTGWTGASGRGRVAGVGISGRDSAYPYTVGLANADAQFWGTADAGTGYFSIPKVLPGTYTLTVFKGELGVYTGSVTVTAGATTVLNTIAVVNDPATASAIWRIGDWNGTPAGFKNASLMTYAHPSDVRASAWTGDFTVGSSSAGSFPAYIWKDVNNGLAVYFKLTAAQAAAAHVLRIGISTNYINGRPQVTVNGWTSSVPSPPTEPSTRTLTVGSYRGNNVTFTYSVPASAWLTDTSQYNVLRIYVASGSSGTAYLSPGVSVDAIDLLA